In Myxococcus guangdongensis, a single window of DNA contains:
- a CDS encoding tetratricopeptide repeat protein has product MHWVILVACLAGASDAAQSSALTGARTPATAPSPGTLSDALALEAGGDDAAALQAVEALVLSQPRWELPRMEAARLLLKLGGSLEQADAHLEVATREAPTNPRAWYLRGLIWEERGNPMQAARAYETAVQHRGSYEEARFRLGGLWVSLGDLLKAELHYRYLARAKPEWVQVRLQLADVLEKQERLLDAETELLAARSFQPDSPLVLRRLADFYERTERPQLAAKVRKSMEPQEKRRMRALKPSRR; this is encoded by the coding sequence ATGCACTGGGTCATCCTGGTGGCGTGCCTGGCGGGCGCCTCTGACGCCGCACAGTCATCCGCCCTGACGGGGGCGCGAACCCCGGCCACCGCCCCTTCGCCCGGCACACTGTCGGACGCGCTCGCCCTGGAGGCGGGTGGAGACGACGCCGCCGCGCTCCAGGCCGTGGAGGCCCTGGTTCTTAGCCAGCCCCGTTGGGAGTTGCCACGGATGGAGGCGGCCCGGCTGCTGCTGAAGCTGGGTGGCTCGCTGGAGCAGGCCGACGCCCACCTGGAGGTCGCCACCCGCGAGGCCCCCACCAACCCCCGCGCCTGGTACCTGCGGGGGCTCATCTGGGAGGAGCGCGGCAACCCGATGCAGGCGGCCCGCGCCTACGAGACGGCGGTGCAGCACCGGGGCTCCTACGAGGAGGCCCGCTTCCGGCTCGGGGGCCTGTGGGTGTCCCTGGGGGATTTGCTCAAGGCGGAGCTCCACTACCGCTACCTGGCCCGCGCCAAGCCCGAGTGGGTGCAGGTGCGCCTGCAGCTGGCGGACGTGTTGGAGAAGCAGGAGCGGCTGTTGGACGCGGAGACGGAGCTATTGGCGGCGAGGAGCTTCCAGCCGGACAGCCCGTTGGTGCTCCGGCGACTGGCCGACTTCTATGAGCGCACGGAGCGACCCCAGCTCGCGGCGAAGGTGCGCAAGTCCATGGAGCCGCAGGAGAAGCGGCGCATGCGAGCACTCAAGCCGTCGCGTCGCTGA